A window of Gopherus evgoodei ecotype Sinaloan lineage chromosome 13, rGopEvg1_v1.p, whole genome shotgun sequence contains these coding sequences:
- the LOC115661104 gene encoding cytochrome b-c1 complex subunit 9 isoform X2 has product MPLRARLYSVFFRRTSTFALTIVLGALVFERVFDQGADAFYERLNHGVRGRGRARARPRPGG; this is encoded by the coding sequence ATGCCGCTGCGCGCCCGGCTGTACAGTGTGTTCTTCCGCCGCACCTCCACCTTCGCCCTCACCATCGTGCTGGGGGCCCTCGTCTTCGAGCGCGTCTTCGACCAGGGCGCGGACGCGTTCTACGAGCGCCTGAACCACGGGGTGAGGGGCCGCGGCAGAGCCCGCGCGCGCCCTAGGCCGGGGGGCTGA